From one Montipora capricornis isolate CH-2021 chromosome 10, ASM3666992v2, whole genome shotgun sequence genomic stretch:
- the LOC138021065 gene encoding uncharacterized protein, producing the protein MKEDEGSLEVRGKGKENGRDNKAVKNRKRKERRKTKDKKCFCNAIESRKQYIKNLSNEQVTDEQITLLSRGIKFVPTPVTKENVIRRQLLADFNQFARRMPLQYIFHGEESEPHLFHVKSDWKPPVQPSVALETFLEEVKFELASTELVKPKDNISTGEREALKELSRNKSIILKKSGCSGPTERISAFVDHLIQPIAQQQTSYLKDTTDFINFIERIKLPNSAIRVSMDVTSLHTNTTRGYYYCMSCIRREEFHQGNPPVPTRFLSEMLSLILEENSFQFNGKDYLQTHGTAMGTKMAVAFANIFMAKIEKEILRQSSIKPIFWKKIIDDVISVWDTSKNKIEEFLLKANKFHPTINFTAEISEDTKVYKGVRFNKDSILNVRTHFKPTETFQYTNFYSCHPPGVTKGFIKGEALRLLRTNSSEITFEENMRNFSARLKNRDYPATTVEKHLSEVNFSDRKKALEQRNKNARKRILPPCNAIPPCVAQPQEHTHGEMAPYTELTISEKYLQGAVPHFISQRKIPKRYSSKS; encoded by the exons GCTCCTTAGAAGTAAgaggaaaagggaaagaaaacgGCAGAGATAACAAAGCGGTCAAAAACCGCAAAAGAAAAGAGCGGAGAAAAACCAAAGACAAAAAATGCTTTTGTAATGCCATTGAGTCACGCAAACAGTATATCAAAAATCTGTCGAATGAACAAGTGACAGATGAGCAAATTACTCTGCTATCGCGTGGCATAAAGTTCGTCCCTACACCcgtgacaaaagaaaatgttatcaGGCGCCAACTTCTCGCAGATTTCAATCAATTTGCGAGACGAATGCCACTACAATATATTTTTCACGGAGAAGAAAGCGAACCTCATCTTTTCCACGTTAAGTCGGACTGGAAACCACCAGTCCAGCCATCAGTAGCTCTGGAAACCTTCCTAGAGGAGGTCAAATTCGAGCTCGCAAGTACTGAATTGGTAAAGCCAAAAGATAATATATCTACGGGAGAGCGCGAAGCTCTCAAAGAACTATCGCGTAACAAAAGCATTATTCTCAAGAAATCAG GGTGTTCAGGCCCTACAGAAAGGATCTCAGCATTTGTTGACCACCTtattcagccaatagcacaacaACAAACTTCGTATCTCAAAGATACAACAGACTTTATTAACTTCATCGAAAGGATTAAATTGCCTAACAGTGCCATACGTGTTTCAATGGACGTCACAAGCCTACACACAAACACAACGAGAGGGTATTACTACTGTATGTCATGCATACGGCGCGAAGAATTTCACCAAGGAAACCCTCCAGTCCCTACCAGGTTTTTAAGCGAAATGCTAAGTCTGATCCTAGAAGAAAACTCGTTTCAATTTAACGGGAAAGATTATCTTCAAACCCATGGAACAGCCATGGGCACGAAAATGGCCGTAGCCTTTGCTAACATCTTCATGgccaaaatagaaaaagaaatacTCAGACAGAGCAGCATCAAGCCaatcttttggaaaaaaattatcgATGACGTCATATCAGTATGGGACacgagcaaaaacaaaatagaagaaTTCCTTCTAAAGGCAAACAAGTTCCATCCTACAATCAACTTTACGGCTGAAATCTCAGAGGACACGAAAGTATACAAAGGTGTCAGATTCAACAAGGATTCTATCCTTAACGTGCGAACACATTTCAAGCCCACAGAGACCTTCCAATACACGAATTTCTATTCGTGCCACCCACCAGGCGTCACAAaaggttttatcaaaggagaaGCGTTAAGGCTTCTAAGAACAAATTcctcagaaattacttttgagGAGAACATGAGGAATTTTTCAGCACGCCTCAAGAACAGAGATTACCCAGCTACAACTGTAGAAAAACACCTCTCAGAGGTCAATTTCTCTGACAGAAAGAAAGCACTAGAACAGAGAAACAAAAATGCACGTAAGAGAATACTACCCCCTTGTAACGCAATACCACCCTGCGTTGCCCAACCTCAAGAACATACTCATGGGGAAATGGCCCCTTATACAGAACTAACCATATCTGAGAAATATCTTCAAGGAGCCGTCCCTCATttcatatcgcaaaggaaaaTCCCTAAAAGATACTCTAGTAAGAGCTAA
- the LOC138021066 gene encoding uncharacterized protein, giving the protein MRADELMRKMWDEEVVGITNQNKPLTAEEVLAARKVAESRCHAEGRYEVAIPWKDDEPPLHCNKTTAADRLCSLEKHLQRRPDVSEKYCQVMEANKAKGYVRKLEPGEIDDGPSWYLPHFPVVREDKETTKVRIVYDSAARYGGVSLNDTIVPGPKLQQDVFDVLLRFRSNPVSLVADLTEMFSQFTTAKQDRRYHRFPWRRLDLSRPPEVYEAMRLIFGDRASPYLAQYVVRQHAEDNRDDYPLAVAIINGNP; this is encoded by the coding sequence ATGAGGGCTGATGAGCTGATGCGGAAGATGTGGGATGAAGAAGTGGTAGGAATCACCAATCAAAATAAGCCCTTGACTGCAGAAGAGGTGCTTGCTGCGCGGAAGGTGGCAGAGTCAAGGTGTCATGCTGAGGGGCGCTATGAAGTGGCAATTCCGTGGAAGGATGATGAACCGCCGTTGCACTGCAACAAGACGACTGCCGCGGACCGGCTCTGCTCTCTTGAGAAACACCTACAGAGGAGGCCGGACGTTTCTGAGAAATACTGTCAGGTGATGGAAGCAAATAAAGCCAAGGGTTACGTCCGGAAGCTGGAGCCAGGAGAAATTGATGATGGTCCAAGTTGGTACCTACCTCATTTTCCTGTAGTAAGAGAAGACAAAGAGACTACCAAAGTGAGGATAGTGTACGATTCAGCAGCCAGATACGGCGGAGTAAGCCTTAATGATACCATAGTACCTGGACCAAAACTGCAGCAAGATGTCTTTGACGTGCTATTGCGTTTCCGCAGTAATCCTGTATCCCTGGTAGCAGATCTGACGGAGATGTTCTCACAATTCACCACGGCAAAGCAAGACAGACGGTACCACCGCTTCCCGTGGAGAAGGCTAGACCTCTCGAGACCTCCCGAAGTTTATGAAGCAATGAGATTGATTTTTGGTGATCGTGCTTCACCTTACTTGGCCCAGTACGTTGTGCGACAACATGCAGAAGACAACAGAGATGACTACCCACTAGCAGTAGCCATAATCAATGGCAACCCctga